A part of Schistosoma mansoni strain Puerto Rico chromosome W, complete genome genomic DNA contains:
- a CDS encoding diacylglycerol pyrophosphate (phosphatidic acid) phosphatase 1: MNLPLTLRISSDLLTIILLHAVYFLIKYYGSHKWSFFCDDWSIKYPYKENTITNVVVTLVSYLTPLVTICLVEIITAVLKRCTENKNYSIKGSLPFIYDFCVAALISLGTTFFLTTITKYYLGRLRPHFWDICRPNVPVNCTGLQTTYTCQGTDSKLIADVFLSFMSGHASTASASLFFTVIYLQARLHLPAIPFLRPFLQYVLLSVLFYICATRVTDHYHHPTDVLAGAMLGFLTSVFAFFWYLGNVFSQREGPKTSL; the protein is encoded by the exons ATGAATCTTCCATTAACCCTTCGTATTTCTTCAGATTTATTGACTATTATTTTAC TTCATGCTGTTTATTTTCTGATCAAGTACTATGGAAGTCATAAATGGAGTTTCTTCTGTGATGATTGGAGCATCAAATATCCATATAAAGAGAATACTATAACTAATGTAGTAGTAACGTTAGTTAGTTACCTTACTCCACTTGTTACA ATTTGCTTAGTTGAGATAATCACTGCTGTACTGAAGAGATgtactgaaaataaaaattattcaattaaggGT TCCTTACCATTTATCTATGATTTCTGTGTTGCCGCTCTCATATCTCTTGGAACAACGTTTTTTCTAACTACAATTACAAAATACTATCTTGGCCGTTTGAGGCCACATTTTTGGGATATTTGCCGACCAAATGTCCCTGTAAATTGTACTGGTTTGCAGACAACATATACGTGTCAGGGTACCGATTCAAAATTGATTGCTGATGTATT tTTGTCATTCATGTCGGGCCATGCATCAACAGCTTCTGCTAGTTTATTTTTCACTGTG ATTTATTTACAGGCTCGACTGCATTTACCTGCGATACCTTTCCTACGACCATTTCTACAATATGTTCTgctttctgttttgttttacatatgcgccacacgtgTAACcgatcattatcatcatccaacaGATGTACTGGCTGGAGCTATGTTAGGCTTTTTGACTTCTGTCTTCGCC
- a CDS encoding lipid phosphate phosphatase-related: protein MNLPLTLRISSDLLTIILLHAVYFLIKYYGSHKWSFFCDDWSIKYPYKENTITNVVVTLVSYLTPLVTICLVEIITAVLKRCTENKNYSIKGVSCYCNQSLMLPLFSQSLPFIYDFCVAALISLGTTFFLTTITKYYLGRLRPHFWDICRPNVPVNCTGLQTTYTCQGTDSKLIADVFLSFMSGHASTASASLFFTVIYLQARLHLPAIPFLRPFLQYVLLSVLFYICATRVTDHYHHPTDVLAGAMLGFLTSVFAFFWYLGNVFSQREGPKTSL from the exons ATGAATCTTCCATTAACCCTTCGTATTTCTTCAGATTTATTGACTATTATTTTAC TTCATGCTGTTTATTTTCTGATCAAGTACTATGGAAGTCATAAATGGAGTTTCTTCTGTGATGATTGGAGCATCAAATATCCATATAAAGAGAATACTATAACTAATGTAGTAGTAACGTTAGTTAGTTACCTTACTCCACTTGTTACA ATTTGCTTAGTTGAGATAATCACTGCTGTACTGAAGAGATgtactgaaaataaaaattattcaattaaggGTGTAAGTTGTTACTGTAATCAATCACTCATGTTACCTTTATTTTCTCAGTCCTTACCATTTATCTATGATTTCTGTGTTGCCGCTCTCATATCTCTTGGAACAACGTTTTTTCTAACTACAATTACAAAATACTATCTTGGCCGTTTGAGGCCACATTTTTGGGATATTTGCCGACCAAATGTCCCTGTAAATTGTACTGGTTTGCAGACAACATATACGTGTCAGGGTACCGATTCAAAATTGATTGCTGATGTATT tTTGTCATTCATGTCGGGCCATGCATCAACAGCTTCTGCTAGTTTATTTTTCACTGTG ATTTATTTACAGGCTCGACTGCATTTACCTGCGATACCTTTCCTACGACCATTTCTACAATATGTTCTgctttctgttttgttttacatatgcgccacacgtgTAACcgatcattatcatcatccaacaGATGTACTGGCTGGAGCTATGTTAGGCTTTTTGACTTCTGTCTTCGCC